A region from the Neurospora crassa OR74A linkage group V, whole genome shotgun sequence genome encodes:
- a CDS encoding purine transporter, translating to MVGTTGVRLSDNPDEIPDTPRRSIFRRGFAYATEAINGGVDSVNRKVSSTYVGRFFRLRGSGHAEEIRDANFCTEIRAGLITFSAMLYVLAANPAVIASSGYECSCRGEDKGRPNCGQDYQACIEELRRDMVAVTAAVSAMSCILFGLMTNMPVAVAPGMGLNSYFAYQVIGIRGSGLLPWRSALTAVFLEGWIFIILSLTGLRHWLVRIIPSTMKVAGVCGIGLFLALTGLANNTGLGLITSGDVVPISLADCSNPDQQGQCSGVSAIADPKLWLGILGGGILPTVLMGFNNKYSIGIGVLFVTLMSIPRSTSVTFFPYNSVGQNKWDYFSSMVGVRKTGFDMSQLRFDFGPHQGNFVVALLTMLYVDMIDCTATLQGLARYTYRLQGPDPDFPGSTIAYCTNAFCISMGALLGSSPVTVFVESGAGAQSGGRTGIAAIVTGLCFLAAVFFAPFFSGIPPWATGPALILIGFLMVRQIYSINWNYAGDAIPSFVTIMFIPFSYSVAYGLIAGLFTYIIVNGLIWIISTLTGVEPHDYHLKQYWTINPVGRKPWIYRAYKYIMAKLQTNRDQVTEEVAVQEFEMMERRTSHPRSAVASASTMDDKHSRTAE from the exons ATGGTGGGCACCACCGGAGTCCGCCTGTCGGACAACCCAGACGAGATCCCCGATACCCCTCGCCGCTCTATTTTTCGCCGCGGCTTCGCCTACGCGACCGAAGCGATCAATGGCGGGGTTGATTCTGTCAACCGCAAGGTTAGCAGCACCTACGTCGGTCGCTTTTTTCGCCTGCGTGGATCAGGCCAT GCTGAGGAGATCAGAGATGCGAACTTCTGCACCGAAATCCGCGCCGGACTGATCACCTTTTCCGCTATGCTATACGTTCTGGCTGCTAAT CCGGCTGTGATCGCCTCATCGGGGTATGAATGTAGCTGCAGGGGGGAGGATAAGGGCAGGCCCAACTGTGGTCAGGATTACCAAGCATGCATCGAAG AACTTCGGCGCGACATGGTCGCAGTGACTGCCGCCGTTTCGGCCATGTCTTGCATCCTGTTTGGCTTGATGACCAATATGCCTGTGGCTGTGGC ACCTGGCATGGGCCTCAACTCCTACTTCGCGTATCAGGTCATCGGCATCAGAGGAAGCGGCTTGCTACCCTGGCGTTCTGCTCTCACAGCCGTGTTTCTCGAGGGCTggatcttcatcatcctttCCTTGACCGGCCTTCGTCACTGGCTTGTCAGAATCATTCCGAGCACTATGAAAGTCGCAGGCGTCTGTGGTATTGGATTGTTTCTTGCCCTGACTGGCCTGGCGAACAACACTGGACTTGGTCTTATCACCAGTGGAGACGTTGTGCCCATCTCGCTTGCTGATTGCAGCAATCCCGACCAGCAGGGCCAATGTTCTGGTGTGAGCGCCATTGCGGACCCGAAG TTATGGCTCGGCATCCTTGGAGGGGGTATTTTACCAACGGTTCTGATGGGCTTCAATAACAAATATTCCATCGGCATAGGTGTACTCTTCGTCACTCTTATGTCTATCCC GCGCTCGACATCCGTGaccttctttccttataattcTGTTGGTCAGAACAAGTGGGATTACTTCTCCAGCATGGTCGGAGTGCGCAAGACGGGATTTGACATGTCTCAGCTGCGATTTGACTTTGGTCCGCATCAGGGCAACTTCGTTGTTGCTCTCCTAACCATGCTCTACGTTGACATGATTGACTGCACCGCAACGCTCCAGGGACTGGCGAGATACACCTACAGACTCCAGGGACCTGACCCCGACTTCCCCGGCTCCACCATTGCATATTGCACCAACGCTTTCTGTATCTCCATGGGAGCCCTTCTGGGATCATCTCCTGTTACGGTTTTTGTTGAAAGTGGCGCCGGAGCCCAGTCGGGTGGCCGAACTGGAATAGCGGCGATTGTGACTGGATTATGCTTCCTGGCCGCGGTGTTCTTTGCGCCTTTCTTTTCCGGCATCCCGCCATGGGCGACTGGACCGGCCTTGATCCTG ATCGGTTTCCTGATGGTGCGGCAAATTTACAGTATCAACTGGAATTATGCTGGAGATGCCATTCCCTCCTTTGTCACGATCATGTTTATCCCTTTCAGTTACAGTGTCGCATATGGCCTCATTGC GGGTCTTTTCACATACATTATCGTAAACGGCTTGATCTGGATTATCTCAACCCTTACCGGAGTCGAGCCCCATGATTACCATCTCAAGCAATACTGGACCATCAATCCGGTTGGTCGGAAGCCATGGATTTATCGAGCCTACAAGTATATCATGGCCAAGCTACAAACGAACCGTGACCAGGTAACCGAAGAAGTTGCTGTGCAGGAGTTTGAGATGATGGAACGACGCACTTCCCACCCCAGATCTGCGGTGGCTTCTGCGTCAACAATGGACGATAAGCACTCACGCACAGCTGAGTGA